The following coding sequences lie in one Mycobacterium gordonae genomic window:
- a CDS encoding class I SAM-dependent methyltransferase — MPLHTGPEGYDVGSFDDPGFLSAEVRYDLPRLGQLDGLDVVHLQCHIGTDTVSLSRLGPRSTVGLDFSPAALRAARELAVRARADIGFVEADVYDAVHALGADGFDLVYTGIGALCWIPCVRRWADVVASLLRPGGRLCMREGHPVLWSLSDPRPDGLLVIEYPYFETEGTLFIEQDTYAGTGSVASPQIIHFNHGLGEIFTALIDAGLVVTALEEHREVPWNPLGDAMIPSPDFDGEFILARDRDRIPLTYTVEAVKRETAGGR, encoded by the coding sequence GTGCCGCTGCACACCGGTCCCGAAGGGTACGACGTCGGCAGCTTCGACGATCCCGGGTTCTTGTCTGCGGAAGTGCGCTACGACCTGCCGAGGCTGGGTCAGCTCGACGGGCTCGATGTCGTGCATCTGCAGTGTCACATCGGCACCGATACGGTCTCGTTGTCGCGGCTGGGGCCACGATCGACGGTGGGTCTGGATTTTTCCCCGGCCGCGCTGCGTGCCGCCCGGGAACTGGCTGTGCGTGCTCGGGCTGATATCGGATTCGTCGAGGCCGACGTCTATGACGCGGTACACGCACTCGGCGCTGATGGTTTCGATCTTGTCTACACCGGCATAGGCGCGCTGTGCTGGATTCCCTGCGTCCGCCGCTGGGCCGATGTTGTGGCCAGCCTGCTCCGGCCGGGCGGGCGACTGTGCATGCGGGAAGGCCATCCGGTCTTGTGGTCGCTGAGCGATCCACGGCCCGACGGGCTATTGGTCATCGAATACCCGTACTTTGAAACTGAGGGAACGCTTTTCATCGAGCAAGACACCTACGCCGGGACCGGGAGTGTCGCCTCACCCCAGATCATCCACTTCAACCATGGGCTCGGCGAGATCTTCACCGCTCTCATCGACGCCGGACTGGTGGTCACTGCCCTTGAAGAACATCGCGAAGTTCCGTGGAATCCGTTGGGGGATGCGATGATCCCTAGTCCGGACTTCGACGGCGAATTCATCCTCGCAAGAGATCGTGACCGGATTCCGTTGACCTATACAGTTGAAGCAGTCAAACGCGAGACCGCTGGCGGCCGATAG
- a CDS encoding VOC family protein — translation MSHTIAARPRPRLHGPRPGEHPGRAANPVIKVHDIAWLEFEKPDLERTEAFATAFGLTVATRLPDTLVLRASNPGPACLVIRRGHQSCLRAVAFTAEDDADLITLARATGRWMHRLPEHLGGLAVDLTDPNGLTVRVAAATRTLHALPTPTPHTPNAAHLAPRINTTHRPPQQPAAIQRLGHLALHTTTHHSTLTWYLNTLGMIVSDFLYPPDHRQNGPTTSFLRCDRGMTPTDHHTLTLTQAPTNTYHHSAYHVSDLDTIATGGQHLTEHGYQHAWGIGRHLHGSHLFNYWRDPDGLLLEHIADQDMFDCSLEPTWTPSATPTPTQWGPPPTKNYTTTNRKSLPRQALSAIITPRTTNRPHHATRPTTP, via the coding sequence ATGTCACACACCATCGCAGCACGCCCCCGACCCAGGCTGCACGGCCCCCGACCCGGCGAGCACCCTGGACGCGCCGCCAACCCTGTCATCAAAGTGCACGACATCGCTTGGCTGGAGTTCGAGAAACCCGACCTCGAACGCACCGAGGCCTTCGCCACCGCCTTCGGACTTACCGTGGCCACCCGCCTGCCCGACACCCTCGTCCTGCGCGCCAGCAACCCCGGCCCCGCCTGCCTGGTCATCCGACGCGGTCACCAATCATGCCTGCGCGCCGTTGCATTCACCGCCGAGGACGACGCCGACCTGATAACACTGGCCCGCGCCACAGGACGCTGGATGCACCGCCTACCCGAGCACCTCGGCGGCCTAGCCGTCGACCTCACCGACCCCAACGGACTGACCGTACGCGTCGCCGCCGCCACCCGCACCCTCCACGCCCTACCCACACCCACCCCCCACACCCCCAACGCCGCCCACCTTGCCCCCCGCATCAACACCACTCACCGCCCCCCACAACAACCCGCCGCCATCCAACGACTCGGCCACCTCGCCCTCCACACCACCACCCACCACAGCACCCTCACCTGGTACCTCAACACCCTGGGCATGATCGTCAGCGACTTCCTCTACCCCCCCGACCATCGCCAAAACGGACCCACCACCAGCTTCCTACGCTGCGACCGCGGCATGACCCCCACCGACCACCACACCCTGACCCTCACCCAAGCACCCACCAACACCTACCACCACTCCGCCTACCACGTCAGCGACCTCGACACCATCGCCACCGGCGGCCAACACCTCACCGAACACGGCTACCAACACGCCTGGGGAATCGGCCGCCACCTGCACGGCAGCCACCTCTTCAACTACTGGCGCGACCCCGACGGACTACTCCTCGAACACATCGCCGACCAAGACATGTTCGACTGCTCCCTAGAGCCCACCTGGACACCCTCCGCCACCCCCACCCCCACCCAATGGGGCCCCCCACCCACCAAGAACTACACCACCACCAACCGCAAATCCCTGCCCCGCCAAGCACTCTCAGCCATCATCACACCACGAACCACCAACCGCCCCCACCACGCAACGAGACCCACCACCCCATGA
- a CDS encoding bile acid:sodium symporter: protein MRRFVPDSLLIVVVAAIVLALLLPARGAVETAVNAMTRAAIAALFLLYGSRMSPHNARQGLSRWRLHASILACTFVLFPALAITVRLLVAPIVSGPVCVGLVFLAVVPSTTLSSIAFTSIARGSVGDAVIGASASNLLGIVLTPLLSFLLIHNSIHARLDGTVAAEIALQLLLPYLLGLLLRPLLAPRLARHGKQVTFLERTALALVVYAAFITGIEAQTARSSALVVVALCCTALFTAMLGLTKGLGAALKLARDERIVLVFCGTQKSMATGLPLALVLFHGPQIGLTLLPLVVYYQLQIVAGSRNAARYARHRTIADSSAAV, encoded by the coding sequence GTGCGACGCTTCGTTCCAGACAGCCTGCTGATCGTCGTTGTTGCGGCGATCGTGCTGGCGCTGCTGCTGCCGGCGCGAGGCGCCGTTGAAACCGCAGTCAACGCGATGACACGGGCGGCAATCGCGGCGCTGTTCCTTCTTTATGGATCGCGGATGTCGCCGCACAACGCGCGGCAGGGCCTGAGTCGATGGCGACTACACGCCTCGATCCTGGCGTGCACGTTCGTTCTGTTCCCGGCCCTTGCGATCACAGTTAGACTGCTCGTTGCGCCGATCGTGTCAGGTCCGGTGTGCGTCGGACTGGTCTTTCTGGCTGTGGTTCCCTCGACAACTTTGTCTTCGATCGCATTCACCTCGATTGCGCGCGGCAGCGTCGGGGACGCAGTCATCGGCGCGTCGGCGTCGAATCTGTTGGGAATTGTCCTGACGCCCTTGTTGTCGTTCCTGTTGATACACAACAGTATCCACGCGCGACTGGACGGCACGGTCGCAGCCGAGATCGCGCTGCAACTGCTGCTCCCATACCTGCTCGGCCTGCTATTGCGGCCCCTGCTCGCACCACGGCTGGCACGCCACGGCAAGCAGGTCACCTTCCTGGAACGCACGGCGCTCGCACTCGTCGTCTACGCGGCGTTCATTACCGGCATCGAAGCACAGACGGCACGGTCCTCGGCCCTTGTCGTGGTTGCCCTTTGCTGTACAGCGTTATTCACCGCGATGCTCGGTTTGACCAAGGGCCTAGGCGCGGCCCTCAAATTGGCGCGCGATGAGCGAATTGTATTGGTGTTCTGTGGAACCCAAAAGAGCATGGCGACCGGGTTGCCGTTGGCGCTGGTCTTGTTTCACGGGCCGCAGATCGGGCTGACACTGCTGCCGCTCGTAGTCTATTACCAGCTGCAGATCGTGGCTGGCAGCCGAAACGCCGCGCGTTATGCCCGCCACCGGACCATTGCGGACAGCAGCGCTGCTGTTTGA
- a CDS encoding TetR/AcrR family transcriptional regulator: MADLYHPPNRLRRRTQRTRAALIAAAQHFIAAGTLSVSIQDISRAADVGVGSFYIHFDTKDELFAAAMNDILDTHGALLDSLTASIDDPAERFAFSFRLTGRMFRQPESRIFLNYGLGLLSADRGLAPRALRDIAAAAAADRLAVADPHLAMVVAAGMLLGLGELLHAEPGRDAAQSTDQIAEDLLKMFGMSVDEARRICSMPLVVDALSQLLAAVRLPASRGFAELT, from the coding sequence GTGGCTGACCTGTACCACCCGCCAAACCGCCTAAGACGACGTACGCAGCGCACCCGCGCGGCCTTGATTGCCGCTGCCCAACACTTCATAGCCGCGGGAACGCTCAGCGTGTCGATTCAAGACATCAGTCGGGCGGCCGATGTTGGAGTCGGCTCGTTCTACATTCATTTCGACACCAAAGACGAGCTCTTCGCAGCGGCAATGAACGACATCCTCGATACTCACGGGGCGTTGCTCGACTCGCTGACGGCATCGATCGATGATCCGGCGGAAAGGTTTGCTTTCAGCTTCCGGCTGACTGGGCGGATGTTCCGCCAGCCGGAAAGCCGCATCTTCCTCAACTACGGCTTGGGTTTGCTCTCCGCCGACCGTGGGCTGGCGCCCCGCGCGTTGCGCGACATTGCCGCCGCGGCTGCCGCCGACCGTCTTGCGGTGGCAGACCCACACCTGGCGATGGTCGTCGCCGCCGGCATGCTGCTGGGCTTGGGTGAACTGTTACATGCCGAACCAGGTCGTGACGCGGCCCAATCGACCGACCAGATCGCTGAAGACCTGCTCAAGATGTTCGGGATGTCAGTCGATGAAGCCCGCAGAATATGTTCCATGCCACTGGTCGTTGACGCACTGAGTCAGTTACTGGCGGCAGTACGGCTGCCGGCATCGCGAGGATTCGCCGAGTTGACATGA